A genome region from Homalodisca vitripennis isolate AUS2020 unplaced genomic scaffold, UT_GWSS_2.1 ScUCBcl_7223;HRSCAF=14814, whole genome shotgun sequence includes the following:
- the LOC124374086 gene encoding E3 ubiquitin-protein ligase MARCHF5-like: MPIQRQETSPGRPTKYAMLRRCDICYREMPDFDERLEAVCLCEGIETQFHYRCLCNKIRQFEAANPGVNATCWVCNSPYNIFPKKGYMINFVEVSGSKIITWLDFYTHVVCVYVFSEAALTTYGLMALAYIYGTEGAKKIVLSLHPIIAVTLCMSIPYSAIFIDIFPWEEMVLYGLRRCSNLPVIGRIFPEEFPNAIQEEPRNTSYYQIVGGGMMLPVYAKLVGDIWFSGTDSILHRLVLGGIAFIAVRGILLMYGRQKSYIRTNTMSITTRYRARQW; this comes from the exons ATGCCAATACAACGGCAGGAAACATCTCCCGGGAGACCGACAAAGTACGCTATGTTGAGAAGGTGCGATATTTGTTATAGGGAAATGCCCGACTTCGATGAGAGGCTGGAAGCCGTATGTCTTTGTGAGGGAATTGAAACACAGTTCCACTATCGCTGCCTGTGTAACAAAATACGGCAATTTGAAGCTGCGAATCCTGGAGTCAACGCAACGTGTTGGGTTTGCAATTCACCTTACAACATTTTTCCGAAAAAGGGGTACATGATCAACTTTGTAGAGGTCTCTGGAAGCAAAATAATCACCTGGCTAGATTTCTACACTCATGTCGTGTGTGTTTACGTGTTTTCTGAGGCGGCACTCACTACGTACGGTCTCATGGCGCTTGCTTACATCTATGGGACAGAGGGGGCCAAGAAGATTGTACTGTCCCTGCATCCAATAATTGCTGTGACGCTATGCATGAGCATACCCTACTCTGCCATTTTCATAGATATCTTTCCATGGGAGGAGATGGTGTTGTATGGCTTACGCAG atgcTCTAACTTACCAGTTATCGGAAGAATCTTTCCGGAAGAATTTCCAAATGCTATACAGGAAGAGCCTAGGAATACGTCTTACTATCAAATCGTCGGAGGAGGAATGATGCTGCCTGTTTATGCTAAACTCGTGGGAGATATTTGGTTTAGTGGCACTGACTCAATATTGCACCGCCTGGTACTTGGCGGCATTGCGTTCATTGCTGTCAGAGGGATCCTGTTAATGTACGGAAGGCAAAAGTCCTATATACGAACTAATACTATGTCAATTACCACCAGATATCGAGCTCGACAGTGGTAA